One genomic window of Evansella cellulosilytica DSM 2522 includes the following:
- a CDS encoding Crp/Fnr family transcriptional regulator gives MNKKQLQMKRFFNELSEENQKLLLSYGLEIKVKSGTFLFYEGDFPEHVYLVCSGKVRLSKMTADGKEFSVHLKQKDELVGEVGLFNEMAISVTAEVIDDATLVRFDRHTLEELFRENGEIAVAFMKWFARHTQSTQAKFRDLILCGKTGALYSTLIRFSNSYGEDRDGSIFINVQLTNQDIANYIGTTRESVNRMLNDLKKTNILSMKDGYITIHNIQFFKDYLHCGDCPVEICTI, from the coding sequence ATGAATAAGAAGCAACTCCAGATGAAAAGATTCTTTAATGAACTCTCAGAGGAAAACCAAAAGCTATTACTTAGTTATGGATTAGAGATAAAAGTAAAAAGTGGAACATTTCTCTTTTACGAAGGGGATTTTCCTGAGCATGTATATTTAGTGTGCTCTGGCAAAGTGCGGTTAAGTAAAATGACAGCGGATGGAAAAGAGTTTTCCGTTCATTTAAAGCAGAAAGACGAACTTGTCGGTGAGGTAGGATTATTTAATGAAATGGCAATTAGTGTAACGGCCGAAGTGATTGATGATGCTACACTTGTTCGATTTGATAGACATACATTAGAAGAGTTATTTCGTGAAAATGGTGAAATTGCTGTTGCCTTTATGAAATGGTTTGCAAGACATACACAGTCTACACAAGCAAAGTTTCGCGATCTAATTCTTTGTGGAAAGACTGGTGCCTTATATTCAACACTGATACGATTTAGTAATTCATATGGTGAAGATAGAGATGGTTCCATCTTTATTAATGTACAACTAACAAACCAAGATATTGCAAACTATATAGGGACGACACGTGAAAGTGTCAATCGTATGCTCAATGATTTGAAAAAAACTAATATCTTATCGATGAAAGACGGATATATTACTATTCATAATATACAATTTTTTAAAGATTATTTACATTGTGGTGATTGTCCAGTTGAAATATGTACAATTTAA
- a CDS encoding BMP family ABC transporter substrate-binding protein: MKGYIYLLIVLSILLFTGCSQSDETHVEFKKIGLLLSDPIDDHGWNSKAYQGVLNIQSTFDVQVYIKEDIQTSEQIYESIEEFSNEGVTLLFGHSYLYADYFMDLKDEYPHIHFVSFNGDVSGDGITSIHFEGYSMGYFAGMLASEMSHSNKVGIIAAFPFQPEVEGFIEGANYQNENIKVFTEFVYDWTNEEKALEHFYNMKGLEVDIFYPAGDGFHVTLVNEIKDSGLYAIGYVGDHIDLGESTILTSTVQDVERLYEHVANEYQNGTLENGNIYYDFEEGVISLGTFSTEVPDEIREKIEVAIAHYIETGQLPHEMNE; encoded by the coding sequence ATGAAGGGCTATATTTATTTATTGATAGTATTAAGCATCTTACTATTTACAGGCTGCTCACAAAGTGATGAAACACATGTAGAATTTAAGAAAATAGGATTGTTATTATCTGATCCAATTGATGATCACGGTTGGAATAGTAAGGCTTATCAAGGAGTACTTAATATTCAGTCTACATTTGATGTTCAAGTATACATAAAGGAAGATATTCAAACATCCGAACAAATATATGAATCTATAGAGGAATTTAGTAACGAAGGAGTCACACTTCTTTTTGGACATAGCTATTTATATGCAGACTATTTTATGGATTTAAAAGATGAGTATCCCCATATTCATTTTGTAAGCTTTAATGGAGATGTTTCTGGAGATGGGATAACAAGTATTCATTTTGAAGGTTATTCAATGGGCTATTTTGCTGGAATGCTAGCGAGTGAGATGTCTCATTCTAATAAAGTAGGCATCATTGCCGCATTTCCATTTCAACCTGAAGTAGAGGGCTTTATTGAAGGGGCAAATTATCAAAATGAAAATATAAAAGTTTTTACAGAATTTGTTTATGATTGGACAAATGAAGAGAAAGCTCTAGAGCATTTTTACAATATGAAAGGGCTTGAAGTTGATATTTTTTATCCTGCAGGAGATGGATTTCATGTAACACTTGTCAATGAGATAAAGGACTCTGGGTTATATGCAATAGGTTATGTCGGCGACCATATCGACTTAGGCGAATCTACTATTCTAACAAGTACAGTTCAAGATGTGGAGCGTTTATATGAGCATGTAGCTAATGAGTACCAAAATGGCACATTAGAGAATGGTAATATATACTACGATTTTGAAGAAGGCGTTATTTCATTAGGTACATTTAGTACAGAGGTGCCTGATGAAATAAGAGAAAAAATTGAAGTAGCGATTGCCCATTACATTGAAACTGGTCAATTACCACATGAAATGAATGAATAA
- a CDS encoding NarK family nitrate/nitrite MFS transporter encodes MARITKWNPEDEHFWDTEGKYHARRNLWISIPSLFLAFAVWQIWSVVAVNLNDVGFSFTDRELFLLAALPGLTGATLRIIYTFLVPIFGGRNWTVISTASLLIPSVGIGIAVQNPDTPFITMAILAALCGFGGGNFSSSMSNISFFYPKKAKGTALGLNAGIGNLGVSAVQLLAPLVVTFALFGAFAGAPQYLGDGTQVYLQNAAFIWVIPIILTVIAAIFGMDNLPGTKASIKEQSVIFKNKHTWIMTWLYTMCFGSFIGYAAAFPLLIRTEFPEVNAMAFAFIGPFIGAAIRPLGGWLSDKLGGAFVTFWDIILMIGATLGVLYFYNAGNFTGFLIMFIVLFFATGIANGSTFRMIPFIFNQKEAAAVLGFTAAIAAYGAYLIPSIFGWSIDTTGTANLALYIFIAYYVISLVMNWYYYSRKNAEVKC; translated from the coding sequence ATGGCGAGAATCACAAAATGGAATCCAGAGGATGAACATTTTTGGGATACAGAGGGGAAGTATCATGCGCGAAGAAATTTATGGATATCAATACCTTCACTATTTCTTGCGTTTGCAGTTTGGCAAATTTGGTCTGTAGTAGCGGTAAATTTAAATGATGTTGGGTTTTCTTTTACCGATAGAGAACTCTTTTTACTTGCTGCACTACCTGGACTTACAGGTGCAACTTTAAGAATTATTTATACTTTTTTAGTACCTATTTTTGGTGGGAGAAATTGGACTGTTATTAGCACAGCCTCCTTATTGATACCTTCAGTAGGAATTGGTATTGCAGTTCAAAATCCGGATACACCATTTATAACAATGGCTATATTAGCCGCCCTTTGTGGATTCGGTGGTGGAAACTTTTCATCAAGCATGTCAAACATAAGCTTTTTCTACCCGAAAAAGGCTAAAGGAACTGCGCTTGGATTAAATGCGGGAATCGGAAACTTAGGTGTTAGTGCAGTGCAATTACTTGCACCACTTGTAGTTACCTTTGCACTGTTTGGAGCATTTGCAGGAGCGCCTCAATACTTAGGGGACGGAACCCAGGTTTACTTACAAAATGCAGCTTTTATTTGGGTGATTCCAATTATACTGACGGTTATTGCTGCTATTTTTGGTATGGATAATTTACCTGGTACGAAAGCATCTATTAAAGAACAATCAGTCATCTTTAAAAATAAGCATACGTGGATCATGACTTGGCTATACACGATGTGTTTTGGTTCGTTTATCGGTTATGCTGCAGCATTTCCATTGCTCATTCGCACAGAATTTCCTGAGGTCAATGCGATGGCATTTGCATTTATTGGTCCCTTTATTGGTGCTGCGATTAGACCACTAGGTGGTTGGCTTTCAGATAAATTAGGTGGAGCATTTGTTACCTTTTGGGACATTATTTTAATGATAGGAGCAACACTCGGTGTTCTTTACTTTTATAATGCTGGTAATTTCACAGGGTTTTTGATTATGTTTATCGTATTATTTTTTGCCACTGGTATCGCAAATGGATCAACATTTAGAATGATTCCGTTCATCTTTAATCAGAAAGAAGCAGCCGCAGTGTTAGGTTTTACAGCAGCAATTGCAGCATATGGAGCATATCTGATTCCTAGCATTTTTGGTTGGTCTATAGATACTACTGGAACAGCAAATTTGGCTCTTTATATTTTCATAGCTTACTATGTAATCAGTTTAGTAATGAACTGGTACTACTACTCGAGAAAAAATGCTGAAGTGAAATGTTAA
- a CDS encoding ubiquinol-cytochrome c reductase iron-sulfur subunit codes for MSKECPKERNGKNSKSDMVNLTSNLDQQDDLKFNRRAFLKTAVGASIGLGLATVPFSVRAVMGLTEPDFERVEIVDLEALPKGESKTFYYPTENDPALLIHTPAGELVAYNSACTHLMCPVFYQKEEDILLCPCHKGYFDVNSGHPVAGPPQRELPLIEVEVDQGKVYAVGRQYRHG; via the coding sequence ATGTCAAAAGAATGTCCTAAAGAACGGAACGGAAAAAATTCTAAAAGTGACATGGTCAACCTTACGAGCAATCTTGATCAACAAGATGATCTCAAATTTAACCGTCGCGCGTTTCTAAAAACTGCCGTTGGGGCCTCTATCGGATTAGGACTTGCTACGGTCCCGTTTAGCGTAAGGGCAGTCATGGGTTTAACAGAACCAGACTTTGAAAGGGTTGAGATTGTAGATCTAGAAGCGTTACCTAAAGGGGAATCTAAAACTTTTTACTATCCAACTGAAAATGACCCTGCACTGTTAATTCATACGCCAGCTGGTGAGCTTGTTGCATATAATTCAGCATGTACCCACTTGATGTGTCCAGTTTTTTATCAAAAGGAAGAGGACATATTACTCTGTCCATGTCATAAAGGTTATTTTGATGTTAATAGTGGTCACCCAGTCGCCGGTCCGCCACAAAGAGAATTACCGCTTATTGAAGTGGAAGTTGACCAAGGGAAGGTTTATGCAGTAGGGAGGCAGTATCGTCATGGGTAA
- a CDS encoding YwiC-like family protein encodes MKWYIPREHGAWAMLIVPYWIGAITSGFQWGHLLFFLGVFSFYFAQSPLLTYIRNTKKSDVWPSFIVYMIIGGMFTVPYVIIYPHILFIGSVIIALFACNVYFAKTKRERWFINDLIAIVALSSLLPIAHIISGNVLQGHVFTYLFLTVLYFTSSVFHVKSLIREKNNRLFHKWSFAYHIAIVIITIYLQYYLIAIVFIITFLKAIAFPKQLLKKPMNIGIVEIINSLLFFIFIILHHI; translated from the coding sequence ATGAAATGGTACATTCCAAGAGAGCATGGTGCGTGGGCGATGCTTATTGTCCCTTACTGGATAGGAGCAATAACTAGCGGTTTTCAATGGGGACACCTACTATTTTTTTTAGGAGTATTTTCCTTTTATTTTGCCCAATCGCCTTTATTAACGTATATAAGAAATACGAAAAAAAGTGATGTGTGGCCATCCTTCATAGTATACATGATCATAGGGGGGATGTTTACTGTTCCTTACGTGATCATATACCCACATATTCTATTTATAGGAAGCGTTATTATTGCCCTATTTGCTTGTAACGTTTATTTTGCAAAAACAAAGAGGGAAAGATGGTTTATTAATGATTTGATCGCTATTGTTGCGTTATCTAGTCTTTTGCCTATTGCTCATATTATAAGTGGAAATGTTTTACAAGGTCATGTATTTACTTACTTGTTTTTAACTGTTTTATACTTTACTAGCAGTGTTTTTCATGTTAAATCATTAATAAGGGAAAAGAATAACCGGTTATTCCACAAATGGTCATTTGCGTACCATATTGCAATAGTAATCATCACTATTTATCTGCAATATTATCTTATAGCTATTGTCTTCATTATTACATTCCTTAAAGCAATTGCATTTCCAAAACAGCTATTAAAGAAGCCTATGAATATAGGAATTGTTGAAATAATAAACAGTTTACTATTCTTCATTTTTATCATCCTTCATCACATTTGA
- a CDS encoding 4Fe-4S dicluster domain-containing protein yields the protein MKKVMYLEFERCIGCRACQAACRECGGHDSKERNYVEYIDFTESRQTFPMLCMQCKDPACARVCPANAIQITDDGVVLSAMEEKCIGCRNCTFGCPFGIPKFDFEENKMYKCDMCYDRTKHEIAPMCASVCPSDAIRFIDHEEMMELRRRRTQMNLIEGKKPSENDKWQYVPEFFGVYTD from the coding sequence ATGAAAAAAGTAATGTATTTAGAATTTGAGCGTTGTATAGGGTGTCGGGCCTGCCAAGCAGCTTGTAGAGAGTGCGGTGGACATGATAGTAAGGAAAGAAACTATGTAGAATATATCGATTTTACGGAAAGTCGTCAAACGTTCCCGATGCTTTGTATGCAATGTAAAGATCCAGCATGTGCGCGTGTTTGTCCTGCTAATGCAATTCAAATAACAGACGATGGTGTAGTACTTTCTGCAATGGAAGAAAAATGTATTGGCTGTCGTAACTGTACGTTTGGATGCCCATTTGGCATACCGAAATTCGATTTTGAAGAAAACAAAATGTATAAATGTGATATGTGTTACGACAGGACGAAGCACGAAATTGCTCCGATGTGTGCGTCGGTATGTCCGAGTGATGCAATAAGATTTATTGATCATGAAGAAATGATGGAACTTCGTCGTCGTAGAACACAAATGAACTTAATTGAAGGAAAAAAACCATCAGAAAATGACAAATGGCAGTATGTACCAGAGTTTTTCGGAGTGTATACAGACTAA